In a single window of the Leisingera daeponensis DSM 23529 genome:
- a CDS encoding class I SAM-dependent methyltransferase, protein MALPVIASLWVGPELSWLEQLCLKSFLDNGHEVILFTYDAVKGVPDGVQIADANGILPSERIIRHARTGSPAYHADIFRLHMLRQTDYIWADTDAYCCQPWDIRGKHFHGWISDDKPMVNNGVLRLPKTSRTLKAMLRFTSDEYPIPPWYSAQKQAELQALKEAGQGVHVSLLPWGVWGPDALTWFLQETGEIAHSRPGHVIYPVPFKRAGVVLNPNRPNQARDHIRSDTLSIHFWGRRFRSIAAKYGGVPAEGCYVHDLLAKHRINAEKTRHLLQPAPEPEVSGTDAIDPAGLDFSMFSDRDTANILLQRSELARSGQTLRDWMAGDEALLLAEARAQRDRILQESIRIAQRECSFFFAATDAIAPKRVADIGCGYAFASLLLHRRYGCEVVLIDIEDGNGRHFGFEGEGAGYTSLETARAFLEKNGVPAEKIITLNPKTGDTAALGSFDLVISLASCGFHYPVATYEDLFRNQISKGGGIVLDIRKGSGGIGAMKSFGTVEVLEKHGKYSTVLTRKAQQK, encoded by the coding sequence ATGGCACTTCCGGTCATCGCGTCGCTATGGGTGGGCCCGGAGCTCAGCTGGCTTGAACAGCTCTGCCTGAAATCCTTTCTCGACAACGGCCACGAGGTGATCCTGTTCACCTATGATGCGGTCAAAGGCGTTCCAGACGGTGTGCAGATCGCGGACGCTAACGGCATCCTGCCTTCCGAGCGGATTATACGCCACGCCCGGACCGGCAGCCCGGCCTATCACGCCGATATCTTCCGGCTGCATATGCTGCGCCAGACCGATTATATCTGGGCCGATACCGATGCCTATTGCTGCCAGCCCTGGGATATCAGGGGCAAGCATTTCCACGGCTGGATCTCCGACGACAAGCCGATGGTCAACAACGGCGTGCTGCGGCTGCCCAAGACCTCCAGGACGCTGAAGGCGATGCTGCGGTTCACCAGCGACGAATATCCAATCCCGCCCTGGTACAGCGCGCAGAAACAAGCCGAGCTGCAGGCGCTCAAGGAGGCCGGGCAGGGGGTTCACGTCTCGCTGCTGCCCTGGGGCGTCTGGGGGCCGGATGCGCTGACCTGGTTCCTGCAGGAAACCGGCGAGATCGCGCACTCCCGTCCGGGGCATGTGATCTATCCGGTTCCGTTCAAGCGGGCAGGGGTGGTGCTGAACCCGAACCGCCCGAACCAGGCGCGGGACCACATCCGCAGCGACACCCTGTCGATCCACTTCTGGGGCCGCCGCTTCCGCAGTATCGCGGCCAAATACGGCGGCGTGCCGGCCGAGGGCTGTTATGTTCACGACCTGCTGGCCAAGCACCGGATCAATGCGGAGAAAACCCGCCACCTGCTGCAGCCCGCCCCCGAGCCGGAAGTGTCCGGGACCGATGCGATCGACCCCGCCGGCTTGGACTTTTCAATGTTCAGCGACCGCGATACCGCCAACATTTTATTGCAGCGCTCTGAACTTGCCCGCTCCGGCCAGACCCTCAGGGACTGGATGGCCGGCGACGAGGCGCTCCTGCTGGCGGAAGCCCGGGCGCAGCGGGACCGTATCCTGCAGGAGTCGATCCGGATTGCGCAGCGGGAATGCAGTTTCTTCTTTGCCGCCACCGATGCCATCGCGCCCAAGCGGGTTGCCGACATCGGCTGCGGCTATGCCTTTGCCAGCCTGTTGCTGCATCGCCGCTACGGCTGCGAGGTAGTGCTTATCGACATCGAGGACGGCAATGGCCGCCACTTCGGCTTTGAGGGCGAAGGGGCAGGCTATACCAGTCTGGAGACCGCCCGCGCGTTCCTTGAGAAGAACGGCGTTCCGGCGGAGAAGATTATCACCCTCAACCCGAAAACCGGGGACACCGCGGCGCTGGGCAGCTTTGACCTGGTGATCAGCCTGGCGTCTTGCGGGTTTCACTATCCGGTTGCCACTTACGAGGATCTGTTCCGCAATCAGATCAGCAAGGGCGGCGGTATCGTGCTGGACATCCGCAAGGGCTCCGGCGGCATCGGCGCGATGAAAAGTTTCGGCACTGTCGAGGTGCTGGAAAAACACGGAAAATACTCCACCGTTCTCACCCGGAAGGCACAGCAGAAATGA
- a CDS encoding glycosyltransferase family 2 protein has product MSSPESGKRDSRILERELCALSLRHADLLDAVAMPGSNGRLARLFFKSGTRPEALRTASRSGKTILHNFGGAPVLDVEAEDASGPIAVSVDGTRFEIGLHPDETELFAGLNVLAAVRNGETVRTAVEWLRFHAAQHGLQGAVILDRAPPQESRLFIQALREQAAGIKGLQRVVVVHSKLPLGKDGLPEEAHPFNVPGAPGKDRMEIPPADPWRAPLGEFLIYEILRARFLARARAVANIDLFDLLAPSGGPSVFDRAAEAPSGCVRLGGVQAYPWRVRKDSEASFADHICTQFDATGLRPRWCLAPAKARESTIWRLIRVVGAEPAPADDLRFYRCMALRHPTETVSRIVPKTSLVENPELLDLATGHFGAKPVRIPEEQAVKRSGGKPRTAIVTTMKNEGPFILEWLAYHRVIGVDDFLIYTNDCTDGTDTMLQMLQEKGLVQHRENPFRGSGLKPQHAALQAAEDEAVVKNADWLVCMDVDEFINIKCGSGRLADLFAAAGGANMISMTWRLFGNNDVRDFTGGLILRDFTRCAFEVTRKPHQAWGFKTLFRNTGIFKKLGVHRPKGLKPQLWEDIRWVNGSGRDMPREMFRNGWRSSLSTYGYDLVQLNHYAVRSAESFLVKRDRGRVNHVDRDQGLSYWFRMNNNAEEERSIQRMIPALEAEMARLLADPEIAAAHEYACRKHREKIEELKTRDDMLELFRELTGDKLRKLSRMHAHFGANVFLSGPGVIPDEIAEKDPDSGFWFTVARGETKH; this is encoded by the coding sequence ATGTCCAGTCCAGAAAGCGGGAAGCGCGACAGCAGGATCCTTGAACGCGAGCTTTGCGCGCTGTCCTTGCGGCACGCTGATTTGCTGGATGCGGTCGCGATGCCTGGCAGCAACGGCCGCCTGGCCCGGCTTTTCTTCAAATCCGGCACCCGGCCCGAAGCACTCCGAACGGCCTCCCGGTCCGGCAAAACGATCCTGCACAACTTTGGCGGGGCGCCCGTTCTGGACGTGGAGGCCGAGGACGCCAGCGGCCCGATTGCGGTTTCCGTGGATGGCACGCGGTTTGAGATCGGCCTGCACCCGGATGAGACGGAGCTGTTTGCGGGCCTGAACGTGCTGGCCGCCGTGCGCAATGGCGAAACGGTGCGGACGGCGGTGGAATGGCTGCGGTTTCACGCGGCGCAGCATGGTCTGCAAGGCGCGGTCATCCTTGACCGGGCGCCGCCGCAGGAGAGCCGGCTGTTCATTCAGGCCCTGCGGGAGCAGGCAGCGGGCATCAAGGGGCTGCAGCGGGTTGTGGTGGTGCATTCCAAACTGCCTCTGGGCAAGGACGGCCTGCCGGAGGAGGCGCACCCCTTCAACGTGCCGGGCGCACCGGGCAAGGACCGGATGGAAATTCCGCCCGCAGATCCCTGGCGTGCGCCGCTGGGCGAATTCCTGATCTACGAGATCCTGCGCGCCCGCTTTCTGGCACGGGCGCGGGCGGTGGCCAATATCGATTTGTTTGATCTGCTGGCCCCCAGCGGCGGCCCCAGTGTCTTTGACCGCGCGGCGGAGGCCCCCAGCGGCTGTGTGCGGCTGGGCGGGGTGCAGGCCTACCCCTGGCGGGTGCGCAAGGACAGCGAGGCCTCGTTCGCGGACCATATCTGCACCCAGTTCGACGCCACCGGCTTGCGCCCGCGCTGGTGCCTGGCGCCCGCCAAGGCCAGGGAGAGCACCATCTGGCGCCTGATCCGGGTGGTGGGGGCGGAGCCTGCACCGGCGGATGATCTGCGGTTCTACCGCTGCATGGCCCTGCGCCATCCCACCGAAACGGTGTCCAGGATCGTGCCGAAAACCAGCTTGGTGGAAAACCCGGAACTGCTGGACCTTGCCACGGGGCATTTCGGCGCCAAACCCGTGCGCATCCCTGAAGAACAGGCGGTCAAACGCAGCGGCGGCAAACCCAGGACCGCGATCGTCACCACCATGAAAAATGAGGGCCCGTTCATCCTGGAATGGCTGGCCTATCACCGGGTGATCGGGGTGGATGATTTTCTGATCTACACCAACGACTGCACCGACGGCACCGACACCATGCTGCAGATGCTGCAGGAAAAAGGCCTTGTGCAGCACCGCGAAAACCCGTTCCGGGGATCCGGCCTGAAACCGCAGCACGCGGCCCTGCAGGCGGCGGAGGATGAAGCGGTTGTCAAGAACGCCGACTGGCTGGTCTGCATGGATGTGGATGAGTTCATCAACATCAAATGCGGCTCGGGGCGGCTGGCCGACCTGTTCGCGGCTGCGGGCGGTGCCAACATGATCTCGATGACCTGGCGGCTGTTCGGCAACAATGATGTGCGCGATTTCACCGGCGGCCTGATCCTGCGCGACTTCACCCGCTGCGCCTTTGAGGTGACCCGCAAGCCGCATCAGGCCTGGGGCTTCAAGACGCTGTTCCGCAACACTGGCATCTTCAAGAAACTGGGGGTCCACCGGCCCAAGGGGCTGAAGCCGCAGCTGTGGGAGGACATCCGCTGGGTCAACGGCTCCGGCCGGGACATGCCGCGCGAGATGTTCCGCAATGGCTGGCGCTCGTCGCTGAGCACCTATGGCTATGACCTGGTGCAGCTGAACCACTATGCGGTGCGCAGCGCCGAAAGCTTTCTGGTCAAGCGCGACCGCGGCCGGGTCAACCACGTCGACCGCGACCAGGGCCTGTCCTACTGGTTCCGGATGAACAACAACGCCGAGGAGGAACGCTCGATCCAGCGGATGATCCCGGCGCTGGAGGCGGAGATGGCGCGGCTTCTGGCGGATCCGGAAATCGCGGCGGCGCATGAATACGCCTGCCGCAAGCACCGCGAAAAGATCGAGGAGCTGAAGACGCGGGATGACATGCTGGAACTGTTTCGCGAACTGACCGGGGACAAGCTGCGCAAGCTGTCGCGGATGCACGCGCATTTCGGCGCCAACGTTTTCCTCAGCGGCCCCGGCGTGATCCCGGACGAGATTGCCGAGAAGGATCCGGACAGCGGCTTCTGGTTCACGGTGGCGCGCGGGGAAACCAAACACTAG
- a CDS encoding FkbM family methyltransferase, translating to MTEMLETHGVKIPLDPGVITSKIERAIRKGRYELDEVSGTPKFLEKDDRVIELGAGIGFISSFLGVNLGVENVLCVEADPTLCTFIQSVHELNGLQSAQVRNCVALNDAATEAPVSFYVREQFWSSSLDGEEPYLKAIEVPGIRLSNLIRDFKANTLIVDIEGGERDLFAPADLSGIDKIFLEIHTRKIKRIGIKQCFDALSQSGFCYDQQVSRGGSVLFRRIPKWQLKKYAG from the coding sequence ATGACGGAAATGCTTGAAACGCACGGGGTGAAAATCCCGCTGGATCCGGGCGTCATCACCTCAAAGATCGAACGTGCAATCCGTAAGGGGCGCTATGAACTGGATGAGGTCTCCGGCACTCCAAAATTCCTGGAAAAGGACGACCGCGTGATCGAGCTGGGGGCCGGGATCGGATTCATTTCTTCGTTCCTGGGCGTCAATCTCGGAGTCGAAAACGTGCTCTGTGTCGAGGCAGATCCAACGCTCTGCACCTTTATCCAGAGCGTCCACGAACTGAACGGCCTGCAATCGGCGCAGGTCCGCAACTGCGTTGCTCTGAATGATGCGGCAACCGAAGCCCCGGTGTCTTTCTATGTCCGCGAACAATTCTGGTCTTCTTCGCTGGATGGGGAGGAGCCTTACCTGAAGGCAATCGAAGTTCCGGGCATCCGCCTGTCGAATTTGATCCGGGATTTCAAGGCCAACACGCTTATTGTGGACATCGAAGGCGGCGAGCGGGATCTGTTCGCGCCGGCGGATCTCAGCGGTATCGACAAGATATTCCTAGAGATCCATACGCGAAAAATTAAGAGAATTGGGATAAAGCAGTGTTTTGACGCGCTGTCGCAGAGCGGCTTTTGTTACGACCAGCAGGTCAGCCGCGGCGGATCGGTACTGTTCCGGCGCATTCCAAAATGGCAGTTGAAAAAGTATGCTGGATAA